The Oceanispirochaeta sp. genomic sequence TTTCCACGGGTTTGCTACCCTTACCGCCATAGGCTTCGGGTATGGAAACCGCTGAAGGACTGAGAACCTCTATCTCATCCAGAACTTTTTGAGGGATGCCTCTTTGCTGCTCCGCCTCTTCGGGAGAGTCCTGATCTGTGAATAGATTTTTTAATATCCCCTGATAAGTCTTGAGATAATCCTTGAATGATTCTGTCATAGTGTCAGCCCCTTGTTACGTTTATATATTAGTTATCTACTATTATATAAAAAATTACAAGACTGTGAGAGATGAAGCGGTCCTTAAGAGTCAGGCGTCATGGATCATGGCCTTGAACAGATGACCCTTGATCTGATCCTCTTCCATGACCTTTAAAGCCCTGGCGGCACTGCCGCGTTTGACCGCCACAAAGGTG encodes the following:
- a CDS encoding DbpA RNA binding domain-containing protein; amino-acid sequence: GGRRNKISAGDILGALTSKNGIPGGDVGKIDRQDYITFVAVKRGSAARALKVMEEDQIKGHLFKAMIHDA